Proteins co-encoded in one Stomoxys calcitrans chromosome 5, idStoCalc2.1, whole genome shotgun sequence genomic window:
- the LOC106085344 gene encoding uncharacterized protein LOC106085344 codes for MPQSSIKVSSIVSFSISYLHCIPKKNITLDKMKVFACLALFLAAASASVISYGLGDSYSSYGDHVTREVVAPVRTVHHTTHNVVSPVTHHHVSHVDQVAPVHRVHHEVTHVRPVHHVTHERHVTHEAPITVTHEVAHVPVTQLVTHDVAHVTHDYGRSDWSGSGLSGLSGLSGLSGLWKKK; via the exons ATGCCGCAGTCGAGTATAAAAGTCAGCTCCATTGTTTCGTTCAGTATCAGTTACTTACACTGCATTCCAAAGAAAAACATTACATTGGACAAAATGAAA GTCTTCGCTTGCTTGGCTCTCTTCCTTGCTGCTGCTAGCGCTTCAGTAATTTCTTATGGATTAGGCGACTCATATTCGTCATATGGTGATCACGTAACGCGTGAAGTTGTGGCTCCCGTCAGGACCGTTCACCATACTACACACAATGTGGTTTCGCCCGTTACTCATCATCATGTTAGCCATGTTGACCAAGTCGCTCCAGTACATCGTGTACATCACGAAGTAACTCATGTTCGTCCTGTTCACCATGTTACCCATGAACGCCATGTGACCCACGAAGCTCCTATCACTGTCACCCACGAAGTGGCCCATGTTCCAGTTACACAGCTTGTTACACACGATGTCGCCCATGTCACTCATGATTATGGCCGTTCAGATTGGTCTGGTTCTGGTTTATCAGGCCTGTCTGGATTATCTGGATTATCTGGTTTGTGGAAGAAGAAatag